The Myotis daubentonii chromosome 9, mMyoDau2.1, whole genome shotgun sequence genome has a segment encoding these proteins:
- the ZFP91 gene encoding E3 ubiquitin-protein ligase ZFP91 isoform X3, which translates to MDINHLHFIFCYLQELGETLPASNPKEEKKEEDDSTLPQEVCIATTRPSRGWRSSSRTSVSRHRDTENTRSSRSKTGSLQLICKSEPNTDQLDYDVAEEHQSPGGISSEEEEEEEEMLISEEEIPFKDDPRDETYKPHLERETPKPRRKSGKVKEEKEKKEIKVEVEVEVKEEENEIREDEEPPRKRGRRRKDDKSPRLPKRRKKPPIQYVRCEMEGCGTVLAHPRYLQHHIKYQHLLKKKYVCPHPSCGRLFRLQKQLLRHAKHHTDQRDYICEYCARAFKSSHNLAVHRMIHTGEKPLQCEICGFTCRQKASLNWHMKKHDADSFYQFSCNICGKKFEKKDSVVAHKAKSHPEVLIAEALAANAGALITSTDILGTNPESLTQPADGQGLPLLPEPLGNSTSGECLLLEAEGMSKSYCSGTERVSLMADGKIFVGSGSSGGTEGLVMNSDILGATTEVLIEDSDSTGP; encoded by the exons ATGGACATAAATCACTTACATTTCATCTTTTGCTACCTACAAGAATTAGGAGAAACATTACCTGCCAGTA ATcccaaggaagagaaaaaggaagaagacgATTCTACCCTCCCTCAGGAAGTTTGCATTGCTACAACTAGGCCTAGCCGAGGCTGGCGCAGTAGCAGCAGGACATCTGTCTCTCGGCATCGTGACACAGAGAACACCCGAAGCTCTAGGTCCAAGACTGGTTCATTGCAGCTCATCTGCAAGTCAGAACCAAATACAGATCAGCTTGATTATG ACGTTGCAGAAGAGCATCAATCTCCAGGTGGCATCAG TagtgaggaggaagaagaagaagaagaaatgttaaTCAGTGAAGAGGAAATACCATTCAAGGATGACCCAAGAGATGAGACCTATAAGCCCCACTTAGAAAG GGAAACCCCAAAGCCACGGAGAAAATCAGGAAaagtgaaagaggagaaagagaagaaagaaattaaagtggAAGTAGAGGTAGAGGTGAAAGAAGAAGAGAATGAAATTAGGGAAGACGAGGAACCTCCTAGAAA gagAGGAAGAAGACGAAAAGATGACAAAAGTCCACGATTACCCAAAAGGAG GAAAAAACCTCCAATCCAGTATGTGCGTTGTGAAATGGAAGGATGTGGAACCGTTCTTGCTCACCCTCGCTATTTACAG CACCACATTAAATATCAGCATTTGCTGAAGAAGAAATACGTATGCCCTCATCCCTCCTGCGGGCGACTCTTCAGGCTCCAGAAGCAACTTCTGCGACATGCCAAACATCATACAg ATCAAAGGGATTATATCTGTGAATACTGTGCTCGGGCCTTCAAGAGTTCCCACAATCTGGCAGTGCACCGGATGATCCATACAGGCGAGAAGCCATTACA ATGCGAGATCTGTGGATTCACTTGTCGGCAAAAGGCATCTCTTAATTGGCACATGAAGAAACATGATGCAGACTCCTTCTACCAGTTCTCTTGCAATATCTGTGGCAAAAAATTTGAGAAGAAGGACAGCGTAGTGGCACACAAAGCAAAAAGCCACCCTGAGGTGCTGATTGCCGAAGCTCTGGCTGCCAATGCAGGCGCCCTCATCACCAGCACGGATATCTTGGGCACTAACCCAGAGTCTCTGACACAACCTGCAGATGGTCAGggtcttcctcttcttcctgagCCCTTGGGAAACTCCACCTCTGGAGAGTGCCTCCTGCTAGAGGCCGAAGGGATGTCAAAATCATACTGTAGTGGGACAGAACGGGTGAGCCTGATGGCTGATGGGAAAATCTTTGTGGGAAGCGGCAGCAGTGGGGGCACTGAAGGGCTGGTCATGAACTCGGATATACTCGGTGCTACCACAGAGGTTCTGATTGAAGATTCAGACTCTACTGGACCTTAG